In Nymphaea colorata isolate Beijing-Zhang1983 chromosome 5, ASM883128v2, whole genome shotgun sequence, one genomic interval encodes:
- the LOC116254489 gene encoding mediator of RNA polymerase II transcription subunit 32: MESTMDALNEAFQEFIGSAAAVFEANDLSGGQKSTATDNALERFKHQWEIFRVACDRAEEFVESAKQRIGSECLVDEATGPAPAQDAPGLAPISAVRLEQMSKAVRWLVIELQHGSGNPNATAAAAAAAASAAHPHASTPFDARFSEDPNQ; the protein is encoded by the coding sequence ATGGAGAGCACGATGGACGCGTTGAACGAGGCATTCCAGGAGTTTATTGGCTCAGCAGCGGCGGTTTTCGAAGCCAACGATCTCTCCGGTGGGCAGAAGTCGACGGCCACAGACAACGCACTCGAGCGCTTCAAGCATCAGTGGGAGATCTTCCGGGTGGCCTGCGACCGTGCCGAAGAGTTCGTCGAGTCGGCGAAGCAGCGGATCGGCTCCGAGTGCCTTGTGGACGAGGCCACAGGACCTGCACCAGCGCAGGATGCCCCTGGCCTCGCCCCCATCAGCGCCGTCCGGCTCGAGCAGATGAGCAAGGCCGTCCGTTGGCTCGTCATTGAGCTCCAGCACGGCTCTGGCAACCCCAACGccactgctgctgctgctgctgctgccgcctCCGCGGCCCATCCTCATGCATCTACTCCATTTGATGCTCGCTTCTCCGAAGACCCAAATCAATAG